The Pandoraea apista genomic interval CCAAGGTGCAGAAGCGTATCGAGATCGCCAACTACGAGAAGGCGATTCAGACGGCATTCCGCGAAGTGTCCGATGGGTTGGCCGCACGCGGCACGCTCGACGATCAGGTCGCGGCGCAGGAGTCGCTCGTCAAGGCGAGCGACGAGAGTTACAAACTCTCGGATCTGCGCTATCGCAACGGCGTGGACAGCTACCTGAACGCGCTCGTCTCGCAACGTGCGCTGTACTCGGCACAGCAAACGCTGATTGCCACACGCCTGTCGCGCTGGACCAACCTCGTCACGCTGTACAAGGCGCTTGGCGGTGGTTGGGAAGAGCGCTCGGTCCCGGCCAACGCCGGTACGGCGTCGGCACCGGCGGCGGCTTCGTCGTGATCGTGCCGTGACGCGGTCGCTTGCGTTGAAGATGTCGTGAGATCGGGTGCGACGAGCGTCGCATAACGGTCTCGAAACGACGCAAGGTTTGACCCTCGCAGTATCAGAAACGCCCGGCAATGCGCCGGGCGTTTTGTCTTTTTGCGCCGTGCGGCGCGGAAAATAGGCTCAGTTCCCGAGAGGTTTAGACGCCGGGTTCTACGCTCGCCCCTACCTCCCGTAGCGCTTCGTCGCTATCCTTGATCGCGTTGTATTCGCAACACCCCGAACGTCGGCGCGAGCGCTTCATAACATCCGCGAATTGACGCACGGGACATATATAAGCTGACTGCTTTTCCAGGGAGAGACACCATGAGCGATCTTCAAGCACGCTTCGAAGAGGCGGTAGCCCAATCCAAGACGCTGCCCGAACGCCCCGACAATTTCACGTTGCTGCGTATCTATGCGCTCTTCAAACAAGGCACCGAGGGCGACGTCTCCGGCACGCGTCCCGGTATGACGGATTTCGTCGGTCGCGCCAAATTCGACGCTTGGGAAATGCTCAAGGGCAAGTCGAAGGAAGAGGCGCAAGAGGCTTATGTCGCACTCGT includes:
- a CDS encoding acyl-CoA-binding protein, yielding MSDLQARFEEAVAQSKTLPERPDNFTLLRIYALFKQGTEGDVSGTRPGMTDFVGRAKFDAWEMLKGKSKEEAQEAYVALVDELKG